The genomic stretch ACCACATCCGAACAGATGCGGATGTTCCTCACGCGGATGGGCTTCGACAGCAAGGCCGTGATCAACGGCGACGTCACCCAGATCGACCTGCCGCGCGGCACCGTCTCGGGGCTGATCGAGGCGCGAAAGGTGCTCGACGGCGTGCCCGGAATCTCCTTCGTGCAGTTCTCCGAGAAGGACGTCGTGCGCCACCCGCTGGTCCAGGAAGTGATCCGCGCCTACGAGAAATTCGAGGCGGAACGCTAGTCGTGGCGAAGGCCGAGGCGAAGCCGCGGGCCGCCCCGCAGCGCCGTGGCATCCTCGGCGGGCTCGAGGTGCGCCCTTCGGGGCCGGTCCTGCTCGCGAGCGCACTCGCGGGTTGTCTGCTGCTCTCGGCGCTTCTCACGCTCGAGGTCGCTCCCACCTCGAGCGCCGGACGCGGGGGGCGCCCGATCGCGGTCGGCGACATCTCCGAGCGCGACGAGAAGGCGCCGACGGCGATCACGGTCTCGGATCCGCAGGCCACCGAGAAGCTCCGCCGGGAGGCGGTAGAGAAGTCTCCCACCGTCTACGACTTCGACGAGAATCGCGCCTCGGCGCTGCGCGAGAGCATCGCGAAGGCGTTCGCCGCGGCGCGCGCGGCGCTCGCCCAGGCGCCGCCGAAGCCGGTCGACGAGTCGGCGCTACGCTCGCCGGCGGCCGTCTTCGTCGAGACGCTCGGCGGCAAGGCGCCGGTTCCGGAGCCGTCCCTCCGCCATCTCGAGAAGAGCGGCTTCCCGGTCGACGACGAGCGTATCGTGGCCCAGCTCGTCGAGAGCGTGTCTGCGCGAATGATCGTCGACGAGACCGCGGAGTTCGAGCGCCACGTGCAGGCGGGAACCGTGCTGGTCCGCGACCTGGGCTCCGGAAACGAGCGCGCGCTGAAGAGCCCGCAGCGGGTGCTCTCCGCGGAAGGCGTTCGCGAGCAGCTGGAGCGCAGCTCGGAGGCGGTGCTCTCCGGAGCGCCGCCGGCGACGCGCGCGGCGCTGCTGCCGCTGGCGCAGGCGCTGGTGCGACCGAACCTGAACTTCAATCTCCGCGCGACGGACGAGCGCCGCAAGGCCGCCGAGGCGAGCGTGAAGGAGGCGACGATCTCGCTGCGGAAAGGCGAGATCATCGTGCGCGACGGCGATCCGATCACCGAGCGCCACGTCCTGATCCTGGAGGGGATCCGCGCGCAGCAGAGCACGCTCTCGCAATTGAGCGTCTTCGCCGGCGTCGCGATCCTGCTCTTGCTGCTGATGCGTGTGGTCTGGCGTTTCGGCGCGACCAGCCTGCTGCGATTCCCGCGCCGCACCAAGGACGCCTGGTTCCTGCTCACGACGCTGGTGGCGACGGCGCTCGGAACGTCGATCGGCCTCTTCCTCTCCGACACCCTCGGCGACAGCCCGCGACTGCAGCCCCTGGTCGAGCAGTGGCCCAACGTGCTTCTTCTGGCGCTTCCGATCGCGGCGGGAACGATGCTCGTGCGCATGGTGCACAGCGCCGAGACGGCCGCGCTCTTCGCGGTTCTCGTCTCGCTCGTCACGGGCTTTCAGGTGCACGGCGACCTCGGCTTCGCGATCTACGCGCTGGTCGGCTCGCTCACGGCGGCGGTCGGGGCCGCGCGCGTCACCCAACGCGGGACGCTGCTACGAGCGGGACTCCGGGTGGGCCTGGCGAACTCGGTGGTCGCGGTCGCGCTGCTCCTGCTCGGCAATCACTTCTCGCCGCTGGTCGGAATACTGGCCGTCTCGCTCTCGCTGCTCTCGGGCGCGCTCTGCGGCGTGCTGGTCTCGGGACTGGCGCCGCTGGTCGAGTCGGTGTTCTCGTACACCACCGCGATCAAGCTTCTGGAGCTCGCCAACCGCGAACAGTCGCTGCTGCGCGACCTGGAGCTGCGGGCGCCGGGCACCTACCACCACAGCATGATGGTGGGGCACCTCGCGGAGATGGCGGCCGAGGAGATCGGGGCCAACGCGCTGCTCGCGAAGGTCGCCGGCTACTACCACGACATCGGCAAGATGCGCAGGCCGCAGTTCTTCGTCGAGAACGTGGCGGTCACTCAGGGCGAGAACCGCCACGAGAAGCTCTCGCCGTCGATGTCCGCGCGAATCATCCAGGCGCACGTCAAGGACGGCGTCGAGATGGCGGAGAAGGAGAAGCTGGCGCTGCCGATCCGGCAGGGAATCGCCGAGCACCACGGCACCAGCGTGATCCGCTTCTTCTACGAGAAGGCCAAGGAGCTGGCCGACCCCGAGAAGGGCGATCTGGTCGCCGAGCACGACTACCGCTATCACGGTCCGAAGCCGCAGACGCGGGAGGCCGGAATCCTGATGCTCGCCGATTCGGTCGAGGCCGCGTCGCGCACGCTCGTCGACACCTCGCCCGCGCGCGTGCAGCAGCTCGTGCAGCGCATCATCAACAACTACTTCCGCGACGGACAACTCGACGACTGCAGCCTGACGCTCCGGGATCTGCATTCGATCGCGCGAAGCTTCATCGAGACGCTCTCCGCGATCCGTCACGAGCGGATCGACTACCCGGCGGCGACCGACGCGTTCGGCCGGAGGATGGAAGAGGGTGGGGATGAAGGTCCATCTGAACGCGAGCCGCGCTCCGGAGGTCGATCGGAGGGCGCTCGAGAGAAGCGCGAGGACGATCTTAGGCGCCTTGGGCTCGACTGACGCCGAGCTCTCGGTGACGCTGGTGGACGATCTCGAGATCACGCGCCTCGCCGGGGAGTACGGGCGCCGGCCGCGCGCGACGGACGTGCTCTCGTTCGCGCTCGCCGAGGGCCCGGGAGCGGAGTTCGCGGGCGGCGTGCTCGGGGACGTGGTGATCTCGCTCGACACCGCGAAGCGTCAGGCGGCGGCTCGCGGCGTGCCGATCGCGATCGAGCTCGACGATCTCTTGATCCACGGCTGCCTGCACCTGCTCGGAATGGACCACCTGCGCGCGGCCGACCGGGCGCGAATGCGCGCGCTCGAGGCGCACCTGCGCTGGGAGCTGCGGCGCCTGGCGTGACGCTCCGAACCCGCATCGCGCACGCGCTTCTCTTCGCGAT from Deltaproteobacteria bacterium encodes the following:
- a CDS encoding HDIG domain-containing protein is translated as MAKAEAKPRAAPQRRGILGGLEVRPSGPVLLASALAGCLLLSALLTLEVAPTSSAGRGGRPIAVGDISERDEKAPTAITVSDPQATEKLRREAVEKSPTVYDFDENRASALRESIAKAFAAARAALAQAPPKPVDESALRSPAAVFVETLGGKAPVPEPSLRHLEKSGFPVDDERIVAQLVESVSARMIVDETAEFERHVQAGTVLVRDLGSGNERALKSPQRVLSAEGVREQLERSSEAVLSGAPPATRAALLPLAQALVRPNLNFNLRATDERRKAAEASVKEATISLRKGEIIVRDGDPITERHVLILEGIRAQQSTLSQLSVFAGVAILLLLLMRVVWRFGATSLLRFPRRTKDAWFLLTTLVATALGTSIGLFLSDTLGDSPRLQPLVEQWPNVLLLALPIAAGTMLVRMVHSAETAALFAVLVSLVTGFQVHGDLGFAIYALVGSLTAAVGAARVTQRGTLLRAGLRVGLANSVVAVALLLLGNHFSPLVGILAVSLSLLSGALCGVLVSGLAPLVESVFSYTTAIKLLELANREQSLLRDLELRAPGTYHHSMMVGHLAEMAAEEIGANALLAKVAGYYHDIGKMRRPQFFVENVAVTQGENRHEKLSPSMSARIIQAHVKDGVEMAEKEKLALPIRQGIAEHHGTSVIRFFYEKAKELADPEKGDLVAEHDYRYHGPKPQTREAGILMLADSVEAASRTLVDTSPARVQQLVQRIINNYFRDGQLDDCSLTLRDLHSIARSFIETLSAIRHERIDYPAATDAFGRRMEEGGDEGPSEREPRSGGRSEGAREKREDDLRRLGLD
- the ybeY gene encoding rRNA maturation RNase YbeY; the protein is MKVHLNASRAPEVDRRALERSARTILGALGSTDAELSVTLVDDLEITRLAGEYGRRPRATDVLSFALAEGPGAEFAGGVLGDVVISLDTAKRQAAARGVPIAIELDDLLIHGCLHLLGMDHLRAADRARMRALEAHLRWELRRLA